Below is a genomic region from Rouxiella chamberiensis.
ACGCTTTTGTAACTCTCCAGCAGACGGTTGGGCTGGCTGTCATCTTCAAGTAAAGCCTGATTGAAGGTTCCTGAAAATATTGACGATAAATTACTTATGAAACGTGCGGCGGCATGCGGCACCAGCTGTTTTACCGTCTGCACGCGCAGCTCCATGAAGAAGTAGTCGACCGGATTGCGGAAGGTTTTCGCACGATCCATTTTCTGATAGGCAACATCGACGACCTTCTGGAACAGGTCGTCCGGCGTGCTTTCGCCCCACTCTTTCTTCAAATGCCCATAAAGTTGCTCGACGGTGAAAATGTCTTTTTCGACCGCATCTTCGAGGTCGGCAATGCAATACGAGATATCGTCCGCCGCTTCCATAATGTAGGTCAGCGGGAAACGGTTGAACTCTCCGAGCCCCAGCTCACTGCGCATACGACGGATAAACGGCTCTTCGGAGAGATAAAAGCCCGGCTTTTTCATTAGATAATCAAAGGCTGCGGGCAAAGGTTCGGACCAGTAGGCAGGACGTGTATATTTCAGGATACAGGCGGTCTGGGTAAAGGTCAGATTCAGTTTCAGCAGGGTAAATACCAGACGAATCGCCTGCGCGTTGCCGTCGAAATGGCAGAGGTCATAGCGCACCTTTTTGCGCAGCAGATCCAGCGCGTCGTCCTGCTCGTCCAGCCGCAGAAAGGCTGGGCTGCCGTTTTCGAACGCCGTACTGCCGCTTTTCAGGCTGGCAAGATCCATCCGTTTGGCAAACCAGTTATTGATGGCCGACTCGCCAAAATGCCCGAACGGCGGATTGCCGATATCGTGCATCAGGCAGGCCATTTCAACCACGCTTTCAAAGGGATCGGTCGAGCCGTTCAGACCCAGACTCTCCAGACTGCCCGCCCGGCCGAGATGGTAGAGGATCTCTTTGGCGATATGTCGCCCGACCTGCTGAACCTCCATCGAATGCGTCAGACGGCTGCGCACGGCGGCGTTTTTCTCCAGCGGAAATACCTGGGTTTTTTGCTGCAAACGGCGAATGGCGGCAGAGTTGATTATCCGCCCGCGATCGCTCTCGAACTGGCGAATAATGTCATACTCGTCCCCGGCTTCTATCGGGGGACTAAAGGGACGCTGGAAGTTGAATTTCGTTTTAAAATCGATCCCGGACATGATTTCCTACCTTATCAGACACTTCATCCGCCAGTGTTGCCCAGTCGTCGCGGCAGCAAACGCATTAATTCCTCTCTTTAGCCATGATAGACTATGCCGCATTGGTCGAGGCCGTGTCCAACGCTCTGCCCCAAAAGAACCGGGTTCCACATGCCCTGACTCGTCATGAGCAGGGGAAATTTTATCATCTGCGAGTATCCACTATGAAAGTAGGCATCATCGGCGCAATGGAACAGGAAGTGACCCTGCTGCGCGACAAAATCGAAAATCGTCAAACCCTGCAACGCGCGGGCTGTGAAATCTATACCGGCCAGCTGCACGGCGTAGACGTTGCGCTGCTGAAATCGGGCATCGGCAAGGTGTCGGCCGCGATGGGCACGACCTTGCTGCTCGAGCACTGCCAGCCGGACGTGGTGATTAACACCGGTTCCGCAGGCGGTCTTGCCAAGTCGCTGAAAGTGGGTGATATCGTGGTGTCCGAAGAAGTGCGCTACCACGATGCCGACGTGACCGCATTTGGTTACGAGCCGGGCCAGATGGCCGGTTGTCCGCCGTCGTTCGTTGCCGATGCCGATCTGGTTAAACTGGCAGAAACCTGCATCACCGGCCTTGATCTGAATGCGGTTCGTGGTCTGATTTGCAGCGGCGATGCCTTTATCAACGGTGCCGAGCCGCTGGCGCGCATCCGCAACACCTTCCCGACCGTGGCTGCCGTAGAAATGGAAGCCGCTGCCGTGGGTCACGTCTGTCATCTATTCAACACGCCGTTTGTGGTTGTGCGCGCCATTTCCGACGTCGCCGATACCGAATCTCACCTGAGCTTTGAAGAGTTTTTGGTGGTGGCGGCCGAGCAGTCAACCCTGATGGTCGATGCGATGCTGAAATCCCTGGCTGCGAATCCGCGCTAAGCCGTGATGAAACGCCTGCTCCCGCTCTGCCTGCTGAGTGCGCTGTGGCTGCCGCTGGCGGCCATAGCGCAGGTTGCGGAACGGGTGGTCAGTCTTGCGCCCAACCTGACCGAACTGGCCTACGCCGCGGGTCTGGGCGACAAGCTGGTGGGCGTCAGCGCCTATTCCGATTTTCCGCCGCAGGCGGCCCGCATCGAGCAGGTAGCCAACTGGCAAGGGCTGAACGTCGAACGTATTCTGGCGTTGAAACCCGATCTGGTGCTGGCGTGGCGTGGCGGCAATCCGCAGCGCCCGCTGGATCAACTGGCTTCACTCGGGATCCCCATTGTCTATCTTGATCCCGAAAGCGTCGAGCAGGTGGCGCAGGCGCTCGACAGTCTGGCGCACTACAGCGCCACGCCAGCCCGCGCTCATGATGCCGCGAGCCACATCCGCCAGCAGTTGGCCGCGTTGCAGGCAAGACGCGCCAAACGCCCTCCTCTGCCGGTGTTTATCCAGTTTTCGACCCAGCCGCTGTTTACTTCATCTGCAAAAACGCTGCAAAGCCAGATTGCGAGCCTGTGCGGTGCGCAAAATATCTTTGCCGACAGCCCTGCGCCCTGGCCACAGGTCAGCCGGGAACAGGTGTTGAGCCGCAAACCGCAGGCGATTATCTTTCCGGGCGACGACACGCAGCAGACCACTATCAACCAGTTCTGGCACGGGCAACTCGCCGTGCCCACGCTGGCAGTGAATGCCGACTGGTTCAATCGTGCGGGTCCACGGGTCATGCTGGCAGCCCGGCAGTTATGCCAGGAAATCGACGCGCTGCCGTCTGCACCGCCATAAAAAAACCCCGTGCCGGAAGCACAGGGTTTTTTAATTCAACAAAACGTTTAAACGTTTAGATACTGAAGGAGGAACCGCAACCGCAGGTGGTTTTGGCATTCGGGTTAGTCACCACGAAACGCGAACCTTCCAGTCCTTCTGTGTAATCCACCGAACCGCCGACCAGATATTGCAGGCTCATCGGGTCTACCACCAGCGCGACGCCGGATTTCTCGATGGTCATGTCACCGTCGTTTATCTTGTCATCGAAGGTGAAGCCATACTGGAAGCCACTGCAACCGCCGCCAGTAATGTATACGCGCAGTTTCAGGTCTGGATTTTCTTCGTCTGCGACCAGATTTTTCACTTTACGGGCTGCGGCTTCGGTAAATTGCAACGGCAGCGCGACGGGCGCATCCAGGGTTGGCTCGCTTAAAATAGGTTCACTCATAGTGTTTACTCCCAATCCGAATTCTGTTCAGGCCGTCGGATTGACTGTCTGAATAATGAACTGATTATCTTATACCTGCATCACAACTTCAAGTATGGGCCGTTTTCGCCACGCCGTCCCGCTAAATTTCAGGGTTATTTTATCTAACGGTGCTGTCGGCCTGCTCTCGTTCCTGCTTTAGCAAGATGCGGGTCAACAGAGTGGAATACAAGGGCTTGCCGCCCAGAAACTGCGCCATCAGCGTCGCGCCGAGGCAGGTAATGATCATCGGCAGGATGAGCTGATAATTTTCGGTCATCTCGAGCACCAGCACAATGCCGGTGAGCGGCGCACGCACGGTGGCGGCAAACAGCGCGCCCATTCCGGCAATCGCAAAGGTGCCTGGCTCGATGCCGTACTGCGGAAACAGGGCGGCGGCGGCCATGCCGAACGCGGTGCCAAGCAAGGTGCCCAACGCCAGCATGGGGGCAAAAATCCCGCCCGGCGCGCCCGAAGAAAAACACAATAATGTGGTCACTACCCGGGCAAAAAAGATAAACAGCAGCATGCCAAGGGAATAACTGCCCGCCGCAGCCAGCGGGATCAGCGCAAATCCCCCGCCTGCCGCTTCGGGTTGGAACAACCCCAGAAGTCCGCAAAGGCCGCCGAGCAGACCGCCAGTCAGCAAAATCCTGTTCAGCTTGCCGCCGTGCAAACGGGCAAACATATCCTGAGTGCGGAAGATAAGCGCATTGAAGCCGACGCCCACCCCGCCGAAAACCATTCCCAGCAGTAGATACAGCCAGAAAGTGTTCAGCGACACGTTCGCCAGCACACCAACGTCGATAACCGCCCGTTCGCCGTTGAACAACCGATAGACGATGCTCGACATAATCACGCCGATAAACACCGCCTTGACCGAAATCAGGCTGTAGCGAAACTGGAGACGCATCTCTTCAATAATAAAAAGAATACCGGCCAGCGGCGCATTGAACGCGGCCGACAGCCCCGCCGCCGCACCGGTAGCAAGCAGCGTATGACGGGCTTCGGCAGAGCGCATACGAAAAATATCGGCCAGCATCTGCCCCAGATTGGCGCCCATTTGCACGGTGGGTCCTTCGCGTCCGAGCACCATTCCTGCGCCCAGCGTGCCCATGCCGCCCACAAATTTTACCGGAATAACTCGCCACCAGCGAACGGGCCTCAACGCTTCCAGCGCGCCTTCGATTTCCGGAATGCCGGAACCACTGGCTTCGGGCGCAAACCGGCGCACCAGAAAATAGCCCATCATCGCCAGCAGTGCCGAGATCAGAAACGTTGCGCCCCACAGCAGCCAGGCAGGGTCGCTGACCTTGTGCCATTCCGTCAGCCTGAGGTGAATAACCCAATCCACGGCCCTCTCGAACGCGACACCCAGCAGTCCCGCCAGAATCCCGACAAGCGCAGCCACTACCAAAATAGCCACCGGCGTTTTGTCACGGCGCAAAAATTGACGCAATACGTCGCTGGGACGCCTGCGCTGCGAAAGTGCGGTAGCGCGGGGACCAAGCATCGGAAATTGGTTCATGGGCTTCTTTTCATTGAATAAAAGGAAAAAAACAGGTTAACGAGTTAATCATGAAAATCGTCGGCAAGGGAGAACTAATATATTTCTTAACCTTTCGCCGGCCAGCAAAGATTTCATAACGGCGTCATGTTCTCTAGAATAGAAGGCAATCTGTGAGGATTACCTTTCAAAATACTATTTTTCTTAGTGCGAGCTTACCAAGCCCGCACGAAAAAAACCAGGAGCCGATCAATGAGTAAGTCAGAAAGTCTATTCACCCAAGCGCAAACGCTGATCCCGGGAGGCGTGAACTCGCCGGTACGTGCGTTCAACGGCGTCGGCGGTGTGCCACTGTTCATTGAGCGCGCCGACGGTGCGTATTTATATGATGCAGACGGTAAAGCCTATCTGGACTATGTAGGTTCATGGGGTCCGATGGTGCTGGGCCACAACAATGCCGCCATTCGCGACGCGGTGATTGAAGCTGCCCAGCGCGGCCTGAGCTTTGGCGCGCCGACCGAAATGGAAGTCAAAATGGCCGAGCTGGTCACCACACTGGTGCCAAGCATGGACATGGTGCGCATGGTGAACTCCGGTACCGAAGCGACCATGAGCGCCATTCGTCTGGCCCGTGGCTTCACTCATCGTGACAAGATAATCAAATTCGAAGGCTGCTATCACGGTCACGCCGACTGTCTGCTGGTGAAAGCCGGTTCGGGCGCGCTGACGCTGGGTCAGCCAAACTCGCCGGGCGTGCCTGCCGATTTCGCCAAACATACCCTGACCTGTACCTATAACGATCTGGACTCTGTGCGTGCCGTGTTCGAGCAATATCCTGAAGACGTGGCCTGTCTCATCGTCGAACCAGTTGCTGGCAACATGAACTGCGTACCGCCGCAGCCGGAATTCCTGACGGGCCTTCGCGCACTGTGCGACGAGTTCGGCGCACTGCTTATCATTGATGAAGTGATGACCGGTTTCCGCGTTGCGCTGGGCGGTGCCCAGGCGCATTACAACGTGGTGCCGGATCTGACCTGCCTCGGAAAAATCATCGGGGGCGGCATGCCGGTAGGCGCATTCGGTGGCCGTCGCGAAGTGATGGAAGCGCTGGCTCCGACAGGTCCGGTTTATCAGGCGGGTACGCTTTCCGGTAACCCGATTGCGATGGCTGCCGGTCTTGCCTGTCTGACCCAGGTTGCAGAACCTGGCGTTCATCAGACGCTGACCGCCCTGACCACTCAACTGGCAGAAGGTCTGAAAGAAGCCGCTGCCGCCGAAAACATCCCGTTTGTGGTAAACCACGTCGGCGGCATGTTTGGCCTGTTCTTTACCGAACTGAGCACCGTCACAAGTTATCAGGACGTGATGCAGTCCAACGTTGAACGCTTCAAGACTTTCTTCCACCTGATGCTGGAAGAAGGCGTATATCTCGCGCCTTCCGCCTTCGAAGCAGGCTTTATGTCACTGGCCCACACGCCGGAAGATATCCAGCACACCATCGACGCCGCACGTCGCTGCTTCGCAAAACTGTAAGCTCTTTCCGTCGCCTCGGCTCTACAACGCGCCAGGCGACGGCAGCGCAGAACGATAACGCAGCACAGTCTCCACCGAGGCTGTGCTTTTTTTATCAAGCCAGATAATTTTCTCATTCCCTCGCCCATAGGTTAGGGAATATTTTTTTAAGGAAAACTTGAAACGTCTTACGCGTAATCCTGATCATTCC
It encodes:
- the dgt gene encoding dGTPase; its protein translation is MSGIDFKTKFNFQRPFSPPIEAGDEYDIIRQFESDRGRIINSAAIRRLQQKTQVFPLEKNAAVRSRLTHSMEVQQVGRHIAKEILYHLGRAGSLESLGLNGSTDPFESVVEMACLMHDIGNPPFGHFGESAINNWFAKRMDLASLKSGSTAFENGSPAFLRLDEQDDALDLLRKKVRYDLCHFDGNAQAIRLVFTLLKLNLTFTQTACILKYTRPAYWSEPLPAAFDYLMKKPGFYLSEEPFIRRMRSELGLGEFNRFPLTYIMEAADDISYCIADLEDAVEKDIFTVEQLYGHLKKEWGESTPDDLFQKVVDVAYQKMDRAKTFRNPVDYFFMELRVQTVKQLVPHAAARFISNLSSIFSGTFNQALLEDDSQPNRLLESYKSVAFKHVFNHYEVEELELQGYRVISGLLDIYSPLLDMPLDEFRQLVEKDTHRGYPIETRLFHKLSAKHRLAYSEAIATLAHRSTAEIQVTEYYHRARMIQDYISGMTDLYAYDEYRRLMAAE
- the mtnN gene encoding 5'-methylthioadenosine/S-adenosylhomocysteine nucleosidase, with translation MKVGIIGAMEQEVTLLRDKIENRQTLQRAGCEIYTGQLHGVDVALLKSGIGKVSAAMGTTLLLEHCQPDVVINTGSAGGLAKSLKVGDIVVSEEVRYHDADVTAFGYEPGQMAGCPPSFVADADLVKLAETCITGLDLNAVRGLICSGDAFINGAEPLARIRNTFPTVAAVEMEAAAVGHVCHLFNTPFVVVRAISDVADTESHLSFEEFLVVAAEQSTLMVDAMLKSLAANPR
- the btuF gene encoding vitamin B12 ABC transporter substrate-binding protein BtuF, coding for MKRLLPLCLLSALWLPLAAIAQVAERVVSLAPNLTELAYAAGLGDKLVGVSAYSDFPPQAARIEQVANWQGLNVERILALKPDLVLAWRGGNPQRPLDQLASLGIPIVYLDPESVEQVAQALDSLAHYSATPARAHDAASHIRQQLAALQARRAKRPPLPVFIQFSTQPLFTSSAKTLQSQIASLCGAQNIFADSPAPWPQVSREQVLSRKPQAIIFPGDDTQQTTINQFWHGQLAVPTLAVNADWFNRAGPRVMLAARQLCQEIDALPSAPP
- the erpA gene encoding iron-sulfur cluster insertion protein ErpA, yielding MSEPILSEPTLDAPVALPLQFTEAAARKVKNLVADEENPDLKLRVYITGGGCSGFQYGFTFDDKINDGDMTIEKSGVALVVDPMSLQYLVGGSVDYTEGLEGSRFVVTNPNAKTTCGCGSSFSI
- the clcA gene encoding H(+)/Cl(-) exchange transporter ClcA, which produces MNQFPMLGPRATALSQRRRPSDVLRQFLRRDKTPVAILVVAALVGILAGLLGVAFERAVDWVIHLRLTEWHKVSDPAWLLWGATFLISALLAMMGYFLVRRFAPEASGSGIPEIEGALEALRPVRWWRVIPVKFVGGMGTLGAGMVLGREGPTVQMGANLGQMLADIFRMRSAEARHTLLATGAAAGLSAAFNAPLAGILFIIEEMRLQFRYSLISVKAVFIGVIMSSIVYRLFNGERAVIDVGVLANVSLNTFWLYLLLGMVFGGVGVGFNALIFRTQDMFARLHGGKLNRILLTGGLLGGLCGLLGLFQPEAAGGGFALIPLAAAGSYSLGMLLFIFFARVVTTLLCFSSGAPGGIFAPMLALGTLLGTAFGMAAAALFPQYGIEPGTFAIAGMGALFAATVRAPLTGIVLVLEMTENYQLILPMIITCLGATLMAQFLGGKPLYSTLLTRILLKQEREQADSTVR
- the hemL gene encoding glutamate-1-semialdehyde 2,1-aminomutase; protein product: MSKSESLFTQAQTLIPGGVNSPVRAFNGVGGVPLFIERADGAYLYDADGKAYLDYVGSWGPMVLGHNNAAIRDAVIEAAQRGLSFGAPTEMEVKMAELVTTLVPSMDMVRMVNSGTEATMSAIRLARGFTHRDKIIKFEGCYHGHADCLLVKAGSGALTLGQPNSPGVPADFAKHTLTCTYNDLDSVRAVFEQYPEDVACLIVEPVAGNMNCVPPQPEFLTGLRALCDEFGALLIIDEVMTGFRVALGGAQAHYNVVPDLTCLGKIIGGGMPVGAFGGRREVMEALAPTGPVYQAGTLSGNPIAMAAGLACLTQVAEPGVHQTLTALTTQLAEGLKEAAAAENIPFVVNHVGGMFGLFFTELSTVTSYQDVMQSNVERFKTFFHLMLEEGVYLAPSAFEAGFMSLAHTPEDIQHTIDAARRCFAKL